A window of the Lactuca sativa cultivar Salinas chromosome 5, Lsat_Salinas_v11, whole genome shotgun sequence genome harbors these coding sequences:
- the LOC111918609 gene encoding rho guanine nucleotide exchange factor 8, which yields MTTTIDEQDANNNDLVSKVKVKRAELEQMKERFAKLLLGEDMSGGGKGVSSALALTNAITNLAASVFGEQHKLAPMPEDRKRRWRREVGWLLSVTDYIVEFVASQQAGKDGSNMEIMMTQQRGDLRMNIAALKKLDAMLIGCLDNFRDQNQFWYVSKDADESEKGVQRSDKWWLPTVKVPAEGLSEESRKWMQYQKDCVNQVLKASMAINAQILGEMEIPENYIDTLPKNGRETLGDSIYKSITVDFFDPSQFLMTMDLSSELNVLDLKNKIEASIVIWKRKMNQKDSKSSWSSGISMEKREQFEERAETILILLKQRFPGLPQSSLEISKIESNKDVGHAVLESYSRVLESLASTVMNRIEDVLYADNVAQDPSLLAKKKSTSARVRVATSEDSNETPDHSPGQTPTESMTLSDFMGWSIDQEQEESNTKNGDSSPKQVEENENEKYQSYSARILARTKNSYMEKLGGIGLRSPTTRH from the exons ATGACAACAACAATCGATGAACAAGATGCCAACAACAACGACCTGGTTTCCAAGGTTAAGGTGAAACGTGCCG AGTTGGAGCAGATGAAGGAACGATTTGCTAAACTTCTTTTAGGAGAAGATATGTCGGGTGGAGGAAAGGGGGTTTCATCTGCTTTGGCTTTAACAAATGCAATTACAAATCTTGCAG CTTCGGTATTTGGGGAGCAACATAAATTGGCTCCAATGCCTGAAGATCGGAAAAGAAGATGGAGACGAGAAGTCGGTTGGCTTCTTTCTGTAACCGATTACATTGTTGAGTTTGTTGCTTCTCAACAAGCGGGGAAAGATGGATCAAATATGGAG ATTATGATGACACAACAAAGAGGCGATTTGCGGATGAACATTGCGGCTTTAAAAAAACTCGATGCGATGCTCATT GGTTGTCTAGACAATTTCAGGGATCAGAATCAGTTTTGGTATGTATCAAAAGATGCAGATGAATCTGAAAAAGGCGTTCAAAGAAGTGACAAATGGTGGTTACCCACAGTCAAAGTTCCAGCTGAAGGTCTTTCAGAAGAATCAAGAAAATGGATGCAATATCAAAAAGATTGTGTCAACCAAGTTCTTAAAGCTTCCATGGCTATCAACGCACAAATACTTGGAGAAATGGAAATTCCCGAGAACTATATTGATACTCTCCCCAag AATGGTAGAGAAACCCTTGGAGACTCGATCTACAAGAGCATCACGGTTGACTTTTTTGACCCGAGTCAGTTTCTAATGACCATGGATTTGTCATCAGAGCTAAACGTACTTGATCTCAAGAACAAAATCGAAGCTTCTATAGTGATATGGAAGAGAAAGATGAATCAAAAGGACTCAAAATCTTCTTGGAGTTCAGGGATAAGCATGGAGAAACGAGAACAGTTTGAAGAACGAGCAGAAACCATCTTAATCCTCCTAAAACAACGATTCCCAGGACTCCCACAATCGTCACTTGAAATCAGCAAAATCGAATCCAATAAA GATGTCGGACACGCAGTATTGGAAAGCTATTCGCGAGTTTTGGAGAGTTTAGCGAGCACAGTGATGAATCGAATCGAAGACGTACTTTACGCCGACAACGTAGCACAAGATCCGTCCTTGCTGGCGAAGAAGAAGTCCACGTCAGCACGAGTAAGAGTAGCTACGAGTGAAGATAGCAATGAAACGCCAGATCATAGTCCAGGTCAGACGCCTACAGAATCGATGACGTTATCTGATTTCATGGGGTGGAGTATCgatcaagaacaagaagaatcaaACACAAAGAATGGCGACTCGAGCCCTAAACAAGTGGAAGAAAACGAGAACGAAAAGTATCAGAGCTATTCAGCTAGAATTTTggcaagaacaaagaattcgtatATGGAGAAGCTTGGGGGTATTGGATTAAGAAGCCCAACAACTCGCCATTAA
- the LOC111918610 gene encoding aspartate aminotransferase, cytoplasmic, whose amino-acid sequence MAHHSDSVFSQIAKAPEDPILGVTVAFNKDSDTSKLNLGVGAYRTEEGKPLVLNVVKQAEQKLVNNPSRIKEYLPIVGLADFNKGSAKLIFGADSPAIQENRVTTVQCLSGTGSLRVGGEFLARHYHEKTIYIPNPTWGNHPKIFTFAGLSVKTYRYYDPTTRGLDFKGLLEDLGNAPSGAIVLLHACAHNPTGVDPTIQQWEEIRQLIRSKALLPFFDSAYQGFASGSLDADAKPVRLFVADGGECFTAQSFAKNMGLYAERVGALSIVCKTSDVASRVESQLKLVIRPMYSSPPLHGASIVSTILNDSDLYNEWTLELKAMADRIISMRTQLLETLKAKGTPGDWTHIIKQIGMFTFTGLNAEQVAFMTKEYHIYMTSDGRISMAGLSSKTIPHLADAMHAAVTTMA is encoded by the exons ATGGCTCATCATTCCGATTCCGTCTTCTCCCAAATCGCTAAAGCTCCTGAAGATCCTATCTTAGGG GTTACTGTTGCTTTCAACAAAGATTCAGACACTTCAAAGCTGAATTTGGGTGTAGGTGCTTATAGAACTGAG GAAGGAAAACCTCTGGTTCTGAATGTCGTAAAACAGGCTGAACAAAAGCTTGTTAATAATCC gtcTCGGATTAAGGAGTATCTTCCGATTGTTGGACTTGCAGATTTTAATAAAGGTAGCGCCAAACTCATTTTTGGTGCTGATAG CCCTGCCATTCAAGAAAACCGAGTCACTACTGTCCAATGCTTATCTGGCACTGGCTCACTGAGAGTTGGTGGAGAGTTTTTAGCAAGACATTACCATGAA aaAACCATATACATTCCAAATCCAACATGGGGAAACCATCCAAAAATCTTCACATTCGCAGGATTATCAGTCAAGACTTATCGCTACTATGATCCCACAACACGTGGCCTTGACTTCAAAG GCCTTCTAGAAGATCTGGGTAACGCTCCATCAGGAGCAATAGTACTTCTTCATGCATGTGCTCACAACCCGACAGGTGTCGATCCCACCATTCAACAATGGGAAGAGATCAGACAATTAATCAGATCAAAAGCATTATTACCTTTTTTCGACAGTGCATatcag gGTTTTGCTAGTGGCAGCCTCGATGCAGATGCAAAACCTGTTCGCTTGTTTGTTGCCGATGGCGGTGAATGCTTTACCGCTCAGAGTTTTGCCAAAAATATGGGACTTTATGCCGAACGCGTCGGTGCCCTTAGCATT GTTTGCAAAACATCAGATGTTGCGAGCAGGGTGGAGAGTCAGCTAAAACTAGTTATCCGGCCGATGTATTCCAGCCCACCTCTTCATGGAGCGTCTATTGTCTCGACTATACTCAACGACAG tGATTTGTACAATGAGTGGACGCTTGAGCTCAAAGCAATGGCTGATAGAATTATCAGCATGCGCACACAgttattggaaaccctaaaagcaaAAGGAACACCTGGTGACTGGACTCATATCATAAAGCAAATTGGAATGTTCACGTTCACTGGGCTGAATGCAGAACAAGTCGCTTTCATGACTAAAGAATATCATATCTATATGACTTCTGATGG GAGAATCAGCATGGCTGGATTGAGTTCAAAGACAATCCCTCATCTTGCAGATGCTATGCACGCTGCTGTTACAACAATGGCATAA